One genomic segment of Rubripirellula amarantea includes these proteins:
- a CDS encoding putative molybdenum carrier protein, with translation MSSSTVHCPKRIVSGGQTGVDRGGLDAALALGIPHGGWCPKGRVAIDGTIPEIYDLTETESTDYRERTRQNVRDSDATLLIYQGTVGKGTALTLNACRQQKRPCLLIQISEESVDKARQWLNEHKPEVLNIAGSRGDAQLVLQTRVKEFVMSVLQ, from the coding sequence ATGAGTTCATCGACCGTTCATTGTCCCAAGCGAATTGTTTCCGGCGGCCAAACGGGTGTTGATCGCGGTGGCTTGGATGCAGCGTTAGCATTGGGAATTCCGCACGGCGGATGGTGTCCCAAAGGACGAGTCGCAATAGACGGAACGATCCCCGAGATCTATGACTTAACCGAGACTGAGTCGACGGACTATCGGGAACGCACGCGCCAGAACGTGCGTGACAGTGACGCGACCTTGCTGATCTATCAAGGTACCGTAGGCAAGGGCACCGCCTTGACGCTCAACGCGTGTCGCCAGCAAAAGCGGCCATGCCTGTTGATTCAGATCTCGGAAGAGTCCGTCGATAAGGCTCGCCAATGGCTCAACGAACACAAACCCGAGGTCCTAAACATCGCCGGATCACGGGGCGATGCGCAACTCGTTTTACAAACGCGAGTGAAAGAGTTCGTGATGAGTGTTTTGCAGTGA
- a CDS encoding RluA family pseudouridine synthase: protein MTNPNLDVIFEDNHLLVVNKPTGIATMGADDGPTLHSIAVEYVRKKYNKPGRVFLGIVSRLDTVTSGVLVLPRTSKSASRLTPQFQPTAKGSGKSAVKVYLAVVSGYLDQPSGTFTDFVAKDDRAKRMRIVGPGHPEASEAKLAYQVIAEHENGSIVAVRLLTGRKHQIRVQFADRGYPILGDQKYGSAVAFPSGIALHSWKLQIEHPTLKIPMEFGSKVPSSWNMFADFVKDPEVWDTVKRSFSIESVTK from the coding sequence GAAGATAACCACCTGCTTGTGGTTAACAAACCGACCGGCATCGCAACGATGGGAGCCGACGACGGTCCGACATTGCATAGCATCGCCGTGGAGTACGTGCGAAAGAAGTACAACAAACCGGGGCGAGTCTTCTTGGGAATCGTTAGCCGCCTGGATACGGTCACCAGCGGCGTGCTTGTCTTGCCGCGAACGAGTAAGTCCGCGTCGCGTTTGACACCACAATTTCAGCCGACAGCCAAAGGCAGTGGCAAATCCGCTGTGAAGGTCTACTTGGCAGTAGTTTCCGGTTACTTGGACCAGCCGAGCGGCACGTTCACCGATTTCGTTGCGAAAGACGATCGAGCGAAGCGGATGCGCATCGTTGGTCCCGGGCATCCCGAAGCTTCTGAAGCAAAGCTGGCGTACCAGGTCATTGCCGAACACGAAAATGGCTCGATCGTAGCCGTTCGCTTACTTACCGGACGCAAGCACCAAATTCGTGTGCAGTTCGCCGACCGAGGGTATCCGATCTTAGGAGATCAAAAGTACGGTAGCGCGGTGGCCTTTCCCAGCGGGATCGCACTGCATAGCTGGAAGCTGCAAATCGAACACCCAACGCTAAAGATTCCCATGGAATTCGGTTCGAAGGTTCCCTCATCATGGAACATGTTCGCAGATTTCGTGAAAGACCCGGAGGTATGGGATACAGTAAAACGAAGCTTCTCGATTGAGTCGGTGACAAAGTAA